In Anomaloglossus baeobatrachus isolate aAnoBae1 chromosome 2, aAnoBae1.hap1, whole genome shotgun sequence, the DNA window atttcttctatttttttggAAAGGAACTGAAATTACCAAGACATTTCTTTCCTTCCAGCCTTCATGGCTTTACCGGACAGTGCACGTGGATTACcaaatggaggaggaggtggaggtggcAGCTGCACAGGGGGCAAACCCTTGGATCCTTTGTTTCCAGAAATAGTGGAACTAAATGTTGGAGGACAGGTATATGTGACTAGGCACACGACTCTTGTGTCAGTTCCAGAATCTCTACTCTGGCGTATGTTTTCCCAACAGAAACCAGGAGAGCTGGCTCGGGACAGCAAGGGACGCTTCTTCCTGGATAGAGATGGTTTCCTGTTTCGGTATATTTTGGATTATCTACGGGATCTCCAGCTTGTTTTGCCAGATTATTTTCCTGAGAGAAGTCGTCTACAAAGAGAAGCAGAGCATTTCCAGCTTCCCGAACTAGTGAAACGTCTCAGTCCTCTTCGTATTAGTAAGGACAGCTCCATAGGAGGTGAAGAACCACCTTTGCTTCTCACTCCTGCAGCCACTCAAGATTCGGACCTGGACACTGCAATCATTCCAGCCTCATCTTCTCCTGCAGCTGGCGTGCCCTCCCCAACATTAGATCCATATCGTTTCAATGCCTCCTCTTCCTGCAGCCCTGCCTCAGTTCCTAGACTTACTCCTTCTCAATCCCTTGAAGGCAGAAGATCTGGATACATTACAGTGGGCTATCGAGGTTCCTACACTATAGGCCGTGAAGCACAAGCTGATGCCAAATTTCGAAGAGTTGCCCGTATTACTGTTTGTGGTAAAACATCTCTGGCTAAAGAAGTTTTTGGGGAAACCTTAAATGAAAGCCGAGATCCTGATAGACCCCCAGAGAGGTACACTTCCAGGTACTACCTCAAATTTAACTTTCTAGAGCAAGCTTTTGACAAGTTGTCTGAAGCTGGTTTTCACATGGTGGCATGTAGTTCCACTGGAACATGTGCCTTTGCCAGCAATGACCAGAGTGAGGACAAAGTGTGGACCAGCTACACCGAATATGTCTTTTGCAGAGACTGAAGCCTTTTGAGTAAATTTCAAGATACACGGATAATTTGCATAAACTTTATCACCTATATTATGTCTATTCTTCACAAGATACAAGGAAAGACTGACCAAACAACAGAAGTGGATCTGATGCATCAACTTCAAGAAAAACAATACAAACACTGTTTCTGATCAACACAGCAATCGTACAAGCTAAATAATTCCTAGTTTCACGTAGGTGTATCGAAATATTCTCAGAAGATTGTTTCTCATGTCTCCTTGTACTAGAGAGGCAGAAGAATATAAAGTAATGTTTCTCAACTGCTCAAATATGTCAGCAAACCATCAGATCTTTTAGGTTAGGAGAGTGAGGGGTTACAAAATACCCCATGACTGCTTCATATTTTTCTAAGGGGGAAGGCAGGGACAGGCTAGAGACTATAAAAATGTGTAAGTATGAACAGCTTTACACATCATACTCTGTGTTTAATACTAACATATGAAT includes these proteins:
- the KCTD12 gene encoding BTB/POZ domain-containing protein KCTD12 yields the protein MALPDSARGLPNGGGGGGGSCTGGKPLDPLFPEIVELNVGGQVYVTRHTTLVSVPESLLWRMFSQQKPGELARDSKGRFFLDRDGFLFRYILDYLRDLQLVLPDYFPERSRLQREAEHFQLPELVKRLSPLRISKDSSIGGEEPPLLLTPAATQDSDLDTAIIPASSSPAAGVPSPTLDPYRFNASSSCSPASVPRLTPSQSLEGRRSGYITVGYRGSYTIGREAQADAKFRRVARITVCGKTSLAKEVFGETLNESRDPDRPPERYTSRYYLKFNFLEQAFDKLSEAGFHMVACSSTGTCAFASNDQSEDKVWTSYTEYVFCRD